Proteins from one Oscillospiraceae bacterium genomic window:
- a CDS encoding serine hydrolase → MTDLIYRLDDYVKQKHYRLLNSILIYKGDNIAIERCYNKFTETSRNNIKSIWKSILSICCGITIDKGFIKSVDEPISTYLPIFDGRNNTYHSLITVKHLLTMTTGIYWNGGVKYHCPMIQQFNRTKDHLVYLTDVKMDALPGTNSVYKEWDVILLSAALSAATGMNTFDFCNEFLYKPLGIESGRWFTYPDGLCYNIGTTQAEQAQSDLSARDLAKIGLLLKNGGKWIGGQIISEGYVKEALSPLDLTHGHTLIKHGYGYLWWIYPDGYGCSGYGGQQIKVIPQLDIVYVLQATALSSHRDYNDVVNEIIDLL, encoded by the coding sequence ATGACTGATCTTATCTACCGCCTTGACGATTATGTCAAACAGAAGCATTACCGACTACTCAACAGTATACTTATATACAAAGGTGATAATATCGCTATTGAGCGATGTTATAATAAATTCACAGAAACAAGCCGAAATAATATAAAATCAATTTGGAAAAGTATCCTTTCCATATGCTGCGGAATTACTATTGACAAGGGGTTTATTAAAAGTGTGGATGAGCCAATATCTACATATTTACCCATCTTTGACGGCAGAAATAATACATATCATTCGCTTATAACAGTGAAACATTTGCTTACCATGACCACCGGAATATATTGGAATGGCGGGGTAAAGTATCACTGCCCGATGATACAGCAGTTTAACCGCACAAAAGACCATCTTGTATATCTTACCGATGTGAAAATGGATGCACTCCCCGGTACAAACTCGGTATATAAGGAATGGGATGTTATACTGCTCTCCGCAGCACTTTCCGCGGCAACAGGCATGAATACATTCGATTTTTGTAACGAGTTTTTGTATAAGCCTCTCGGAATCGAAAGCGGAAGATGGTTTACCTATCCCGATGGGCTTTGTTATAATATCGGCACAACACAGGCTGAACAGGCACAGTCAGACCTTTCTGCCCGTGACCTTGCTAAAATCGGATTGTTACTCAAAAATGGCGGCAAGTGGATCGGAGGACAGATAATATCTGAAGGATATGTAAAAGAAGCGCTCTCTCCCCTCGATCTCACTCACGGACACACCCTGATAAAGCATGGTTACGGCTATTTGTGGTGGATTTATCCTGATGGATACGGTTGCAGCGGCTACGGCGGTCAGCAGATAAAGGTTATTCCCCAACTGGATATTGTATATGTACTTCAGGCTACGGCGCTGAGTTCACACAGAGATTACAACGATGTGGTTAATGAGATCATTGATTTGTTGTAA
- a CDS encoding alpha-galactosidase, with protein MLAKRPPMGWNSWNTYGHDISEKLIMETADSFVSTGLKDAGYEYVVIDDCWSEMERDKDGKLVADHVKFPHGMKHLADYIHSKGLKFGMYSCAGTKTCAGYPSSFDHEFVDAKTFAEWGVDFLKYDFCYKPAYADGPLLYRRMGIALRECGREILFSACNWGSDEVGKWIRSSGAHMYRSTGDINDSPKSFRDIAFSQLPLLGYSAPGCFNDTDMLIVGMHGNGNVACGGCTDDEYKMHFALWSMMAAPLIIGCDVRNMSEATASLLKNKELIAINQDEEARPAYAVGGRISDTLILFRLLSNNEYAIGFFNFNNCNIKHPIEFFDIGISIGSGYGMDITDVFTGETFKGVCENFAPLLTPHTCAIYKAKVVSL; from the coding sequence ATGTTAGCCAAAAGACCGCCCATGGGCTGGAATTCCTGGAATACTTACGGGCATGATATTTCCGAAAAACTTATTATGGAAACGGCGGACAGCTTTGTTTCTACCGGTCTTAAGGATGCCGGATACGAATATGTCGTAATTGACGACTGCTGGTCCGAAATGGAACGCGACAAAGACGGAAAGCTTGTTGCCGATCATGTAAAATTTCCGCACGGCATGAAGCATCTTGCGGATTATATCCATTCAAAGGGTTTAAAATTCGGAATGTACTCCTGCGCCGGAACAAAGACGTGCGCCGGATATCCGTCCAGCTTTGATCATGAATTTGTGGACGCTAAAACTTTTGCGGAGTGGGGCGTCGATTTCCTTAAATACGATTTTTGTTACAAGCCAGCATATGCCGACGGCCCTCTGCTTTATCGCAGAATGGGAATCGCACTTCGCGAATGCGGCAGGGAAATACTTTTCTCGGCATGCAACTGGGGTTCTGATGAGGTCGGGAAATGGATTCGTTCCTCAGGGGCGCATATGTACCGCTCGACAGGTGATATCAATGACAGCCCGAAATCCTTCAGAGATATCGCGTTCAGTCAGCTTCCGCTTCTCGGATATTCAGCTCCGGGATGTTTCAATGATACTGATATGCTGATAGTAGGAATGCACGGAAATGGAAATGTCGCCTGCGGCGGATGCACGGATGACGAATATAAAATGCATTTCGCTCTTTGGAGCATGATGGCTGCACCGTTGATAATCGGATGCGATGTCAGGAATATGTCAGAAGCAACTGCTTCTCTTTTAAAGAACAAGGAGCTTATCGCAATAAATCAGGATGAGGAAGCAAGACCGGCATATGCCGTCGGCGGAAGAATATCCGATACTCTTATCCTTTTCCGTCTGCTCAGCAACAATGAATACGCCATAGGATTCTTCAATTTCAACAACTGCAATATCAAGCATCCGATTGAATTCTTTGATATAGGCATTTCTATCGGTTCTGGCTACGGTATGGACATAACCGATGTTTTCACCGGCGAAACCTTCAAGGGTGTCTGCGAAAACTTTGCTCCACTGCTTACTCCTCATACCTGTGCCATATACAAAGCAAAAGTCGTAAGTTTATAA
- a CDS encoding adenylate kinase, whose protein sequence is MIILITGGTHSGKTLLAQKLLERYKYPYLSIDHLKMGLIRSGICILSPESPVDELTAYLWPIIREIVKTNIENNQNHIIEGCYIPFDYKKDFTEDYLKSIKFICIVFTEKYIISHFDDIKKHACEIESRIDDSWCTREVLLSENKNNLIMCEKFGCDRILIEDTYNFDYNPE, encoded by the coding sequence ATGATAATTCTTATTACCGGTGGAACGCACAGTGGAAAAACTCTCCTGGCTCAAAAACTGCTTGAAAGATATAAATATCCGTATTTATCCATTGATCACCTTAAAATGGGATTGATACGCAGCGGAATATGTATACTTAGTCCGGAAAGCCCGGTTGATGAGCTTACCGCATATTTATGGCCGATAATCCGTGAAATAGTAAAAACCAATATAGAGAATAATCAGAATCATATAATTGAAGGATGTTATATCCCATTTGATTATAAAAAAGATTTTACAGAAGACTATCTGAAGTCAATAAAATTTATATGTATTGTTTTTACCGAAAAATATATAATATCGCATTTTGACGATATAAAAAAGCACGCGTGCGAAATCGAAAGCCGTATTGACGACAGCTGGTGCACTCGCGAAGTTCTTTTGTCTGAAAACAAGAATAATCTGATTATGTGTGAGAAATTCGGGTGTGACCGGATCTTAATCGAAGACACATATAATTTTGATTATAACCCGGAATAG